A stretch of uncultured Acidilobus sp. JCHS DNA encodes these proteins:
- a CDS encoding transposase — MNYARLVQFRKSGMVDFKGTEHEFYHKYKDKLGVNAGQVINLNNWMWNSFFELSKLYKQGKLPRFYRKPSPPGFWKDRLLGKRLLRILVRNDRYYLEPINNGEGYLVLKDWGLRIKYAGKIKWSGKQGTLVIKYEDGRWFAYVPITVGEKPAKSNPKGYVHGIYEKIQIEKTKDSNKAFIDVGLNNLFAVVFNHTDVAILIKGSTIKSEHYYWKREVKTYQSVRDWLKNHGFESWHKYYTYYLHAVYKKRERLRHYYRTAIRFIAKTLHGMGVDEVFIGYPYLVSQDNSNEYNTNVWWYAKVINWLGEVLQEYGIKLNVVNEYGTSKQCSICNMEHENGRVKRGLYVCELTGIKINADINAARNIAKRAGYNTPIPRKILSYIITTNGVKPLTPIEGVTVETPKVKPRP, encoded by the coding sequence TTGAATTACGCCAGGTTGGTTCAGTTTAGGAAGTCGGGTATGGTTGATTTCAAGGGTACGGAGCACGAGTTCTACCACAAGTATAAGGATAAGCTAGGTGTGAATGCTGGGCAGGTGATTAACCTAAATAATTGGATGTGGAATTCATTCTTTGAGTTGTCTAAGCTGTACAAGCAAGGCAAGCTACCGAGGTTTTACAGAAAGCCATCACCACCAGGCTTCTGGAAGGACAGGTTGCTAGGCAAGAGGTTGTTGAGGATCCTAGTTAGGAACGACAGGTACTACCTTGAGCCTATCAACAACGGCGAGGGCTACCTAGTCCTAAAGGACTGGGGTTTGAGGATAAAGTACGCTGGGAAGATAAAGTGGAGCGGTAAACAAGGCACACTCGTAATCAAGTATGAGGATGGCAGGTGGTTTGCCTATGTACCAATCACCGTTGGGGAGAAACCCGCTAAGTCTAATCCAAAGGGCTACGTACACGGTATTTACGAGAAAATACAGATTGAAAAAACCAAGGACAGTAACAAGGCTTTCATAGACGTTGGTTTGAACAACCTGTTTGCGGTGGTGTTTAATCACACTGACGTTGCTATCCTGATCAAGGGTTCGACAATTAAGTCCGAGCACTATTACTGGAAGAGAGAGGTCAAGACCTACCAATCCGTTAGGGATTGGCTCAAAAACCACGGATTCGAATCATGGCATAAATATTATACATACTATCTGCATGCAGTTTACAAGAAGAGGGAGAGGCTTAGGCATTATTATCGCACGGCGATTAGGTTCATAGCCAAAACGCTCCATGGAATGGGCGTCGATGAAGTGTTCATTGGTTACCCATACCTAGTGAGTCAAGACAATAGTAATGAGTACAACACCAATGTTTGGTGGTATGCGAAGGTAATCAATTGGCTTGGTGAGGTGTTGCAGGAGTATGGAATCAAACTCAACGTGGTTAATGAGTACGGAACGAGCAAGCAGTGCTCAATATGCAACATGGAACACGAGAACGGTAGGGTTAAGCGTGGGTTGTACGTGTGCGAATTAACTGGAATAAAGATTAACGCCGACATAAACGCAGCAAGAAACATAGCAAAGAGGGCGGGTTACAACACACCAATACCAAGGAAGATATTGAGCTATATAATAACAACCAATGGCGTGAAACCATTAACCCCCATAGAGGGGGTAACTGTCGAGACCCCCAAAGTGAAACCTCGCCCTTAA
- a CDS encoding ATP:cob(I)alamin adenosyltransferase, producing the protein MAHIFTRTGDDGTTFCAALKRRVGKDHPLIELVGQLDEANSFVGLARSLLPKELEEVNGDLQYVQRLLFRVGFTVSGKQSLSEDDVRRLEDMADRYYGRAPLKSFILPSGPSPAAALHVARTVTRRAERAMVRAAKEHPIDPLALRVMNRLSSALFAMAVYVSRAMGYPEEPV; encoded by the coding sequence TTGGCGCACATATTCACCAGGACAGGCGACGACGGGACGACCTTCTGCGCTGCCCTCAAGAGGAGGGTGGGCAAGGACCACCCCCTGATTGAGCTGGTAGGGCAGCTCGACGAGGCCAACAGCTTCGTGGGCCTCGCGAGGAGCCTCCTGCCCAAGGAGCTGGAGGAGGTCAACGGCGACCTTCAGTACGTCCAGAGGCTCCTGTTCAGGGTGGGCTTCACCGTCTCGGGCAAACAATCGCTGTCAGAGGACGACGTTAGGAGGCTTGAGGACATGGCCGACAGGTACTACGGCAGGGCGCCGCTCAAGAGCTTCATACTCCCCTCAGGGCCTTCGCCCGCGGCAGCCCTCCACGTGGCCAGGACCGTGACCAGGAGGGCCGAGAGGGCCATGGTGAGGGCGGCCAAGGAGCACCCCATAGACCCCCTGGCGCTCAGGGTCATGAACAGGCTCAGCAGCGCCCTCTTCGCTATGGCCGTGTACGTCTCAAGGGCCATGGGCTACCCGGAGGAGCCCGTGTGA
- a CDS encoding NAD-dependent aldehyde dehydrogenase, which translates to MSSADVLSVLMSIDESALTEDGQGLRHLQAGRARQEGLRLWVETPLGSAYYYVVPKSLESLASDLRPDALSMVPLRDRLEALAEAADVVDEMRDQVARLISAETGKELSASSEEVEAAVDFLRRVGNLFQGRPSSARGLLLTPSSPDLWSSVSIMSARGIALVLPPFTAPFFGAMAGAGVAIAAGLPVMIKAPWQSAASSIAAALALRGTDVGEHVSAAPFRGPPLASGVSAVVLFGRPETSTAVWRETGIRPSANCSGRSALVLCSEPSDIESLAKSVVELSFSHAGQACGSVRWVLARRDLARGLVDSMVDIAEQLSVGSPLEGKNVGPLRSRGLVERAHRLVNDAVAKGATQEVELRSSGNYASPAILSGVPRGADILWTDLQAPVVAVSEFDSCSEAVETAAMMRGATHALVYGSLSLAESLASSRQGLIVVSLKGESAAPSRGPCYVVGDPVKALSGGSELWGESLLLF; encoded by the coding sequence ATGTCCAGCGCTGACGTTCTGTCCGTCCTGATGTCGATAGACGAGAGCGCCCTCACCGAGGACGGCCAGGGGCTCAGGCACCTACAGGCCGGGAGGGCCAGGCAGGAGGGCCTGAGGCTGTGGGTCGAGACGCCTCTTGGGTCGGCCTACTACTACGTGGTGCCCAAGTCCCTTGAGTCCCTGGCCTCTGACCTGAGGCCAGACGCCCTCTCCATGGTCCCCCTGAGGGACCGTCTTGAGGCTCTGGCGGAGGCGGCTGACGTAGTTGATGAAATGAGGGACCAGGTGGCCAGGCTGATCTCAGCTGAGACGGGCAAGGAGCTCAGCGCCTCAAGCGAGGAGGTGGAGGCGGCCGTCGACTTCCTGAGGAGGGTAGGCAACCTCTTCCAGGGCAGGCCCTCGTCGGCCAGGGGGCTCCTGCTGACCCCCAGCTCGCCCGACCTGTGGAGCTCCGTGTCCATAATGTCAGCCAGGGGCATAGCCCTCGTGCTGCCCCCCTTCACGGCCCCCTTCTTCGGGGCCATGGCGGGGGCCGGCGTCGCGATAGCGGCCGGCCTGCCCGTCATGATCAAGGCGCCGTGGCAGTCAGCGGCATCATCAATTGCCGCGGCCCTGGCGCTCAGGGGCACCGACGTGGGTGAGCACGTCTCGGCCGCCCCCTTCAGGGGGCCCCCGCTGGCCTCAGGGGTCTCAGCGGTCGTCCTCTTCGGCAGGCCCGAGACCTCAACGGCTGTCTGGAGGGAGACCGGGATCAGGCCGTCAGCCAACTGCAGCGGGAGGTCAGCGCTGGTCCTGTGCTCGGAGCCCAGCGATATCGAGTCCCTCGCCAAGTCCGTAGTTGAGCTCTCCTTCTCGCACGCGGGCCAGGCCTGCGGGAGCGTCAGGTGGGTGCTGGCCAGGAGGGACCTGGCCCGAGGCCTTGTGGACTCGATGGTTGACATCGCTGAGCAGCTGAGCGTGGGCAGCCCCCTTGAGGGCAAGAACGTGGGGCCCCTCAGGTCAAGGGGCCTCGTCGAGAGGGCCCACAGGCTGGTCAACGACGCTGTGGCCAAGGGCGCCACGCAGGAGGTGGAGCTGAGGTCAAGCGGCAACTACGCCTCGCCGGCCATCCTCAGCGGCGTCCCGAGGGGCGCTGACATACTGTGGACGGACCTCCAGGCCCCCGTGGTGGCGGTCTCGGAGTTCGACAGCTGCTCAGAGGCGGTTGAGACGGCGGCCATGATGAGGGGGGCCACCCACGCGCTTGTCTACGGCTCCCTCTCGCTGGCCGAGTCCCTGGCCTCATCAAGGCAGGGCCTCATAGTGGTTAGCCTGAAGGGGGAGAGCGCGGCCCCTTCAAGGGGGCCCTGTTATGTGGTGGGGGACCCTGTCAAGGCCCTCTCAGGGGGGTCTGAGCTCTGGGGCGAGTCGCTACTCCTCTTCTGA
- a CDS encoding proliferating cell nuclear antigen (pcna): protein MSEFESQLGEVKAKLKYPSATTLATLVESLSELLEEASFTITKEGVKAVGMDPAKVAYIEVTIPYANFLEYEVPEEGVNLGANLSALSRALSRVKKTDVVTLEVSLSNLLVRVEGQPIREYLLPNLEVSSEVPEIKLEHTAHVKILSDPFKRALSDAGEFGDVVEVEATENMFAVRAASEKRVEAKFLSGSASLVAIEVNERTTSRYDFNYLDKVLAMAKVADVVDIQFSTDRPLELKFESPGGMSVRYILAPAAAGAAPAAEEKAEATREEEEESEGEEAEAEEEEGGSEEE from the coding sequence TTGAGCGAGTTTGAGTCGCAGCTTGGGGAGGTCAAGGCTAAGCTCAAGTACCCGAGCGCGACCACGCTGGCCACGCTCGTTGAGTCCCTGAGCGAGCTGCTTGAGGAGGCCTCCTTCACGATAACGAAGGAGGGCGTTAAGGCTGTCGGCATGGATCCCGCCAAGGTGGCCTACATAGAGGTCACCATACCATACGCCAACTTCCTCGAGTACGAGGTCCCCGAGGAGGGCGTCAACCTTGGCGCTAACCTCTCGGCCCTCTCGAGGGCCCTCTCAAGGGTCAAGAAGACTGACGTAGTGACCCTTGAGGTCTCCCTCTCCAACCTGCTCGTCAGGGTCGAGGGCCAGCCCATCAGGGAGTACCTGCTGCCCAACCTCGAGGTCTCCTCCGAGGTCCCTGAGATAAAGCTTGAGCACACCGCCCACGTGAAGATACTGTCTGACCCCTTCAAGAGGGCCCTCAGCGACGCCGGCGAGTTCGGCGACGTGGTCGAGGTTGAGGCTACCGAGAACATGTTCGCCGTGAGGGCGGCCAGCGAGAAGAGGGTCGAGGCCAAGTTCCTCTCGGGCTCGGCCAGCCTGGTAGCCATTGAGGTAAATGAGAGGACCACGAGCAGGTACGACTTCAACTACCTTGACAAGGTCCTCGCTATGGCCAAGGTCGCCGACGTCGTGGACATTCAGTTCAGCACCGATAGGCCTCTGGAGCTGAAGTTCGAGTCCCCAGGAGGCATGTCAGTAAGGTACATCCTGGCGCCGGCGGCCGCCGGCGCAGCCCCCGCTGCCGAGGAGAAGGCCGAGGCCACCAGGGAGGAGGAAGAGGAGTCCGAAGGGGAGGAAGCAGAGGCCGAGGAAGAGGAAGGGGGCTCAGAAGAGGAGTAG